The following proteins are encoded in a genomic region of Arachis ipaensis cultivar K30076 chromosome B02, Araip1.1, whole genome shotgun sequence:
- the LOC107625062 gene encoding pentatricopeptide repeat-containing protein At5g40400, which translates to MVRRLSSYSSNEFILSLSTSKISPFSKISILSTSSLSSLSSSSSSSSSSSSSPLPPPPLAPDHVSHCKPIFSPFYHLLPHTQNPNKIVNLISSTLKQKSPNLSLLQNDIRAILPKLGANQISRILLRSQSDYSSALTFFNWVKHDLGIIHTVQNYCIVIHILAWSGIFSESMNLLSELIQLVEVQSFAPNEDIHQNLAVCAENCNWNPVIFDMLIKAYVKVGMIEKGLETFRKNVEACFVPSVTACNCLLSGLSKFNYDGYCWEVYEEMGRLGIHGNGYTFNILTHVLCKDGDSDKVNGFLDKMEEEGFEPDLVTYNTLLNSYCRKRRLEDAFYLYKIMHIRGVMPNLISFTALMNGLCKEGKVKKAHQLFHQMVHSGIDPDIISYNTLIGGYCREGKTQMCRLLLHEMIGKGICPDNISCRLVIKGYVKDGKLASALNLVVELKRFRVKIPEDLHDYLLVALCKERKPFAARSLLQRVSEDGGYTPKVSTYNEVVVSLCKFNNVEEAIVLKSEMAKKGMSLNLSAYGAIIRCLCEANKTTEAEGLLEEMVCSGILPDLEICRVFVNGYCKEQNVEQAVLLLNLFAKEFQVYDTESYNAVVKVFCEDGNVAELMELQDRLLKVGYVPNSLTCKYVIQGLQKTMVLDDELLDQTMLET; encoded by the coding sequence ATGGTTCGTAGACTTTCATCCTATTCTTCCAATGAGTTCATTCTTTCACTATCAACCTCCAAAATTTCACCTTTctcaaaaatttcaattttatcaacatcatcattatcatcattatcatcatcatcatcatcttcttcttcttcttcttcttctcctctgcctcctCCTCCTCTAGCCCCTGATCATGTCTCTCATTGTAAACCAATTTTTAGTCCCTTCTACCATCTCCTTCCTCATACCCAAAACCCTAACAAAATAGTCAACCTCATCTCTTCAACCTTGAAGCAAAAAAGTCCCAACCTTTCACTTCTTCAGAATGATATCAGAGCTATTCTCCCCAAATTGGGTGCCAATCAGATCTCAAGGATCTTACTTAGGTCCCAATCAGATTACTCTTCAGCTCTCACCTTTTTCAATTGGGTTAAGCATGATTTGGGTATTATACACACTGTTCAGAACTATTGCATAGTTATTCACATACTAGCATGGTCTGGAATATTCTCTGAGTCTATGAATTTGTTGTCTGAATTGATACAATTGGTTGAGGTTCAGAGTTTTGCCCCAAATGAAGACATTCATCAGAATTTGGCTGTGTGTGCTGAAAATTGTAATTGGAATCCAGTGATCTTTGATATGCTTATCAAGGCCTATGTTAAGGTTGGTATGATTGAGAAGGGTTTAGAAACTTTTCGGAAGAATGTTGAGGCTTGTTTTGTGCCTAGTGTAACTGCTTGCAATTGTTTACTTAGTGGTTTGTCTAAGTTTAACTATGATGGTTATTGTTGGGAAGTATATGAAGAGATGGGAAGACTTGGGATACATGGGAATGGTTATACTTTCAATATTTTGACCCATGTTTTGTGCAAAGATGGTGATTCGGATAAGGTGAATGGGTTCCTGGATAAAATGGAGGAAGAAGGATTTGAACCTGATTTGGTGACATATAATACACTGCTTAATAGTTATTGTAGGAAAAGAAGGTTGGAGGATGCATTTTATCTCTATAAGATCATGCACATTAGAGGCGTGATGCCTAACTTGATTTCGTTTACGGCCTTGATGAATGGCCTTTGTAAGGAAGGGAAGGTCAAGAAGGCTCATCAACTTTTCCATCAGATGGTTCATAGTGGGATAGATCCAGACATTATTTCATATAACACTCTCATAGGTGGTTATTGCAGAGAAGGAAAGACACAAATGTGTAGATTGCTATTGCACGAAATGATAGGAAAAGGGATTTGTCCCGACAACATCTCTTGTCGGCTTGTCATTAAAGGATATGTAAAGGATGGAAAGTTGGCATCTGCCTTGAATTTGGTTGTGGAGCTTAAGAGATTTAGAGTTAAGATTCCTGAAGATTTACACGATTATCTTCTAGTTGCATTGTGTAAAGAACGTAAACCATTTGCAGCTAGAAGTCTTCTGCAGAGGGTATCCGAGGATGGTGGCTATACACCTAAAGTGAGTACCTATAATGAAGTTGTGGTGTCTCTATGTAAATTCAATAACGTGGAAGAGGCAATCGTATTGAAATCTGAGATGGCAAAGAAGGGCATGAGTCTTAATCTCAGTGCCTATGGAGCTATTATACGCTGCTTGTGCGAGGCAAACAAGACTACGGAAGCTGAAGGTTTGTTGGAGGAAATGGTTTGTTCTGGTATTCTCCCTGATCTAGAAATATGCAGAGTGTTTGTAAATGGCTATTGCAAAGAACAAAATGTCGAACAAGCTGTTTTGTTGCTGAACTTATTTGCTAAGGAGTTTCAAGTTTATGATACCGAAAGCTACAACGCAGTTGTCAAAGTCTTTTGCGAGGATGGTAATGTGGCCGAGTTGATGGAGCTTCAGGATAGGCTGCTCAAAGTTGGGTATGTTCCGAACAGCCTAACTTGTAAGTATGTGATCCAAGGATTGCAGAAAACTATGGTACTAGATGATGAGTTATTGGACCAAACCATGCTTGAAACCTAG
- the LOC107626975 gene encoding prostatic spermine-binding protein-like — translation MCRIAELRSHVEMFVVHEVEDADDFPEVEYIDVGGKIEENPRNQLVVYEGEQGQQVKNDNVKQVNEGDNLHPHGATENARDESNSDDDGDDEELFYNEEEYDDESGFEELTSAKDGDQVDKGQGVMNGDFSDEEDFNSDEIDLDYEVGGGSDKEDRQEEDNYETRRYPIHKDVKDMTSYK, via the exons ATGTGTAGAATAGCAGAGTTGAGGAGTCATGTTGAGATGTTTGTGGTGCATGAGGTTGAGGATGCTGACGATTTTCCTGAAGTTGAGTATATTGATGTTGGAGGCAAAATAGAGGAAAATCCTAGGAATCAGTTGGTAGTTTATGAGGGTGAACAAGGTCAACAGGTGAAAAATGATAATGTGAAACAAGTTAATGAAGGAGATAACTTGCACCCACATGGGGCTACCGAAAATGCACGAGATGAATCAAATAGTGATGATGATGGCGATGATGAGGAGTTATTCT ATAATGAAGAGGAGTATGATGATGAGAGTGGGTTTGAAGAACTGACAAGTGCTAAAGATGGTGATCAGGTTGATAAAGGACAAGGAGTTATGAATGGTGATTTTAGTGATGAAGAAGACTTCAATAGTGATGAAATAGATTTGGATTATGAAGTTGGTGGTGGTTCAGATAAGGAGGATAGACAAGAGGAAGATAACTATGAAACAAGGAGGTATCCAATTCATAAGGATGTTAAAGACATGACGAGTTATAAGTGA